The Sylvia atricapilla isolate bSylAtr1 chromosome 5, bSylAtr1.pri, whole genome shotgun sequence genome includes a window with the following:
- the H1-0 gene encoding histone H1.0 — MSDSPIPLPPAPAAKPKRARSARRPAAHPAYSDMITAAIRADKSRGGASRQSIQKYVKSHYKVGPNADVQIRLAIRRLLTAGVLKQTKGVGASGSFRLAKASKAKRSPSKKRKKAARRSASPRKPARSRKAKSPAKKPKSAARKARKKSRSPKKAKKSKTVKAKSLKASKPKKAKRSKSRAKSGARKSPKKK; from the coding sequence ATGAGCGACAGCCCGATTCCGCTGCCGCCGGCTCCGGCCGCCAAGCCCAAGCGGGCCCGGTCAGCGCGGCGGCCGGCAGCCCACCCCGCCTACTCGGACATGATCACGGCAGCCATCCGCGCCGACAAGAGTCGCGGCGGCGCGTCCCGTCAGTCCATCCAGAAGTACGTGAAGAGCCACTACAAGGTGGGCCCCAACGCTGACGTCCAGATCCGGCTGGCCATCCGGCGCCTGCTGACCGCTGGAGTCCTCAAGCAGACCAAAGGAGTTGGCGCCTCCGGCTCTTTCCGCCTAGCCAAGGCCAGCAAGGCGAAGAGGTCTCCTTccaagaagaggaagaaggcGGCCAGGAGATCCGCTTCACCTCGGAAGCCGGCTAGGTCCAGGAAAGCCAAGTCCCCGGCCAAGAAGCCCAAATCTGCCGCCAGGAAGGCCAGGAAGAAGTCAAGGAGCCCGAAGAAAGCCAAGAAGTCAAAGACTGTTAAGGCCAAGTCCCTGAAGGCATCCAAACCCAAGAAGGCAAAGCGGTCAAAATCCAGAGCCAAGTCCGGTGCCCGGAAGTCGCCCAAGAAGAAGTGA